The following DNA comes from Triticum aestivum cultivar Chinese Spring chromosome 3D, IWGSC CS RefSeq v2.1, whole genome shotgun sequence.
agacacctgtagagcacctttataatcacccagttacgttgtgacgtttggtagcacacaaagtgttcctccggaaatcgggagttgtataatcccatagtcataggaacatgtataagtcatgaagaaagcaatagcaacatactaaacgatcaagtgctaagctaacggaatgggtcaagtcaatcacattattctctaatgatatgatcccgttaatcaaatgacaactcatttctatggctaggaaacttaaccatctttgattcaacgagctagtcaagtagaggcatactagtgacactctgtttgtctatgtattcacaaatgtatcaagtttccggtttatacaattctagcatgaataataaacatttatcatgaaataaggaaataaataataactttactattgcctctagggcatatttccttcagtctcccacttgcactagagtgaataatctagttcacatcgccatgtgatttaacaccaatagttcacatcaccatgtgattaacgcccatagttcacattgtcatgtgaccaacacccaaagggtttactagagtcaataatctagttcacatcgctatgtgattaacacccaaagagtactaaggtgtgatcatgttttgtttgtgagaagagtttagtcaatgggtctgccaaattcagatccgtatgtatcttgcaaatttctatgtcaacaatgctctgcatggagctactctagctaattgctcccactttcaatatgtatccagactgagatttagagtcatccggatcagtgccaaaacttgcatcgacgtaaccctttacgatgaactttttgtcacctccataaccgaaaaacatatccttattccactaatgataattttgaccaatgtccaatgatctactcctagatcactattgtactcccttgccaaactcagggcagggtatacaataggtctggtacacagcatggcatactttatagaacctatagctgaggcatagggaatgactttgattctctctctatcttcttccgtggtcggattttgagtcttactcaacttcacaccttgcaacacaggcaagaactctttctttggctgttccattttgaactacttcaaaaacttttcaaggtatgtactcattggaaaaatttatcaagcgtcttgatctatctctatatatcttgatgctcaatatgtaagcagcttcaccgaggtctttatttgaaaaactcctttcaaatactcctttatgctttccagaaaattctacattatttctgattcacatatacttatcagaaatgttgtagtgctcccactcactttcttgtaaatacaggctttaccgcaagtctgtataaaactatatgctttgatcaactcatcaaagcgtatattccaactccgagatgcttgcaccggtccatagatggatcgctggagcttgcacattttgttagcacctttaggatcgacaaaaccttctggttgcatcatatacaactcttctttaagaaatccattaaggaatgtagttttgacatccatttgccagatttcataaaatgtggcaatttgctaacatgattcggacagacttaagcatcgctacgagtgagaaaatctcatcgtagtcaacaccttgaactttgtcaaaaccttttttcgacaagtctagctttgtagatagtaacactactatcagcgttcgtcttcctcttgaagatccatttattttctttggcttgccgatcatcgggcaagtcaaccaaagtccacactttgttctcatacatggatcccatctcaaatttcatggcctcaagccatttcgcggaatctgggctcatcatcgcttcctcataggtcgtaggttcgtcatggtcaagtaacatgaccttcagaataggattaccgtgccactctggtgcggatctcactctggttgacctacgaggttcggtagtaacatgatctgaagttaaatgatcatcatcattagccagatttctgtgatgaactactttccaataagggagcaggtacagttacctcatcaagttctactttcctcccactcacttctttcgagagaaactccttctctagaaaggatccattctcagcaacgaatatcttgccttcggatctatgatagaaggtgtacccaacagtttttttgggtatcctatgaagattcacttctccgatttcggttcgagcttatcatgttgaaactttttcatataagcattgcagtcccaaactttaagaaacgacagcttaggtttcttgccaaaccacagttcatacggtgtcatccccacggatttagatggtgccctatttaccgtgaatgtagctgtctctaatgcataaccccaaaacgatagtggtagatcggtaagagacatcatagatcgcaccatatctaataaagtatggttatgacgttcggacacaccattatgctgtggtgttccaggtggcatgagtttgtgaaactattccacattgttttaattgaaggccaaactcgtaactcaaatatttgcctctacgatcacatcgtagaaactttattttcttgttacgatgattctctacttcacactgaaattctttgaacttttcaaatgtttcagacttatgtttcatcaagtagatatacccatatctgctcaaatcatctgtgaaggtcagaaaacaatgatacccgccgtgagcctcaacactcattggaccgcatacatcgatatgtattatttccaagaagttagtggctcgctccattgttccggagaacggagtcttagtcatcttgtccatgaggcatggttcgcaagcatcaactgattcataatcaagtgattccaaaaacccatcaacatgtattttcttcacgtgctttacaccaatatgacctaaacggcagtgccacaaataagttgcactatcattattaactttgcatattttggctttaatattatgaatatgtgtatcactacgatcgagatccaacaaactattttcattgggtgtatgaccatcgaaggttttattcatgtaaatagaacaataattattctctgactttaaatgaataaccatattgcaataaacttgatcaaatcatattcatgctcaacgcaaacaccaaataacatttatttaggttcaacactaatcccgaaagtatagggagtgtgcgatgatgatcatatcaatcttggaactacttccaacacacatcgtcacctcgcccttaactagtttctgttcattctgcaactcccgtttcgagttactactcttagcaactgaactagtatcaaatgccgaggggttgctataaacactagtaaagtacacatcaataacatgtatatcaaatatacctttatcactttgccatccttcttatccgccaagtatctaggggcagttccacttccagtgactatttcttttgcagtagaagcagtcagtttcaggcttgggtctagctttgggcttcttcacgggagcggcaacttgcttgccgttcttttgaagttcccctttctaccctttgcccttttcttaaaactagtggtcttgtcaaccatcaacacttgatacttttcttgatttctaccttcatcgattttagaatcacgaagagcttgggaatcgtttctgttatcccttgcatattatagttcatcacaaagttctagtaacttggtgatagtgactagagaactctgtcaatcactatcttatctgaaagattaactcccacttgtagtactcagacattccgagcacatgctcactatatGAGCTAGTCTccttcatcttgtaggcaaagtacttgtcaaaggtctcatacctttctacatgggcatgagtctgaaatattaatttcaactcttggaacatctcatatgctccgtggcgttcaaaacgtctttgaagccccgattctaagccgtaaagcatggtgcactaaactatcaagtagtcatcatatcgaccttgccaaacgttcataacgtctgcatctgctcctgcaatcagtctgtcacctagcggtgcatcaaggacataattcttctgtgcagcaatgaggataatcctcagatcatggatccaatccgcatcattgctactaacatttttcaacttagttttctctaggaacatatcaaaaataaatcagGGGAgctaatgcgagctattgatctacaacatagatatgctaatattatcaggactaaattcatgataaattaaagtacaattaatcatattacttaagaactccctcttagatagacatctctcttatcatctaagtgatcacgtgatccaaatcaactaaaccatgtgcgatcatcacgtgagatggagtagttttcaatggtgaacatcactatgttgatcatatctactatatgattcacgctcgacctttcggtctcagtattccgaggccatatctgcatatgctaggctcgtcaagtttaacctgagtattccgcgtgtgcaaaactgtcttgcacccgttgtatttgaacgtagagcttatcacacccgatcatcacgtggtgtctcagcacgaagaactttcgcaacggtgcatactcagggagaacacttatacattgaaatttagtgagagatcatcttataatactaccgtcgatctaagaaaaataagatgcataaaagataaacatcacatgcaatcaatataagtgatatgatatggccatcatcatcttgtgcttgtgatctccatctccgaagcaccgtcatgatcaccatcgtcaccggcgcgacaccttgatctccatcgtagcatcgttgtcgtctcgccaactattgcttctacgactatcgctaccgcttagtgataaagtaaagcaattacagggcgattgcattgcatacaataaagcgacaaccatatggctcctgccagttgccgataactcggttacaaaacatgaccatctcatacaataaaatatagcatcatgtcttgaccatatcacgtctttgaaatcccgattccaagccgttaagcatggtgcactaaactatcaagtagtcatcatattgagctagccaaacgtttataacgtctgcatctgctcctgcaataggtctgtcacctagcggtgcatcaaggacattattcttctatgcagcaatgaggataaacctcagatcacggatccaatccgcatcattgctactaacatctttcaacttagttttctctaggaacatataaaaaataaacggggagcaacatcgtgagctattgatctacaacatagatatgctaatactaccaggactaagttcatgataaattaaagttcagttaatcaaattattaaagaactcccacttagatagacatctctctgatcatctaagtgatcacgtgatccaaatcaactaaaccataaccgatcatcacgtgaaatggagtagctttcaatggtgaacatcactctgttgatcatatctactatatgattcacgctcgacctttcggtctcagtgttccgaggccatatctgcatatgctaggctcgtcaagtttaacctgagtattctgcgtgtgcaaaactggcttgcacccgttgtagatggacgtagagcttatcacacccgatcatcacgtggtgtctgagcacgaagaactttcgcaacggtgcatactcagggagaacacttatactttgataatttagtgagggatcatcttataatgctaccgtcaatcaaagcaaaataagatgcataaaagataaacatcacatgcaatcaatataagtgatatgatatggccatcatcatcttgtgcttgtgatctccatctccgaggcaccgtcatgatcaccatcgtcaccggcgcgacaccttgatctccatcgtagcatcgttgtcgtctcgccaactattgcttctacgactatcgctaccgcttagtgataaagtaaagcaattacagggcgattgcattgcatacaataaagcgacaaccatatggctcctgccagttgccaataactcggttacaaaacatgatcatctaatacaataaaatatagcatcatgtcttgaccatatcacatcacaacatgccctgcaaaaataagttagacatcctctactttgtagttgcaagttttacgtggctgctacgggctgagcaagaaccgttcttacctacgcatcaaaaccacaacgatagttcgtcaagttagtgatgttttaaccttctcaaggaccgggcttagccacactcagttcaactaaagttggagtaactgacacccgccagccacctgtgtgcaaagcacgtcggtagaaccagtctcgcgtaagcgtacgcgtaatgtcggtccgggccgcttcatccaacaataccgccgaaccaaagtatgacatgttggtaagcagtatgacttgtatcgcccataactcacttgtgttctactcgtgcatataacatctacgcataaacctggctcggatgccactgttcgggaacgtagtaatttcaaaattttcctacgcacacacaggatcatggtgatccatagcaacgagaggggagagtgtgtccatgtaccctcgtagaccgaaagtggaagcgttatgtcaactcagttgatgtagtcgtacgtcttcacgatccgaccgatccaagtaccgaacgcacggcacctccgagttctgcacacgttcaactcgatgacgtcccacgaactgcgatccagcagagctttgcaggagagttccgtcagcacgacggcgtgatgacggtgttgatgatgctaccgacgcagggcttcgcctaagcaccgctacgatatgaccgaggtggaatatggtggaggggggcaccgcacacggctaagagatcaagagatcaattgttgtgtctatggggtgccccctggccacgtatataaaggagtggaggagggggagagggtcggcccctatggtgcgccctggaggagtcctactcccacggggagtaggattcccccccttccaagtagtaggagtaggagtcaaggaaagggaagagagaagagaaggaaggagagggcgcagcccctccccctagtccaattcggactaggccttggggggccgcgcagcctctcctctctctttcccctaaagcccaataaggcccatatactccctggcgaattcccgtaactctccggtactccgaaaaatacccgaatcactcggaacctttctgatgtccgaatatagtcgtccaatatatcgatctttacgtctcgaccatttcgagactcctcttcatgtccccgatctcatccgggactccgaactaccttcggtacatcaaaacacataaactcataataccgatcgtcaccgaacgttaagcgtgcggaccctacgggttcgagtactatgtagacatgaccgagacatgtttccggtcaataatcaatagcggaacctggatgctcatattggctcccatatattctacgaagatctttatcggtcaaaccgcataacaacatacgttgttccctttgtcatcggtatgttacttgcccgagattcgatcgtcggtatctcaatacctagttcaatctcgttaccggcaagtctctttactcgttctgtaatgcatcatcccgcaactaacttattagtcacatggcttgcaaggcttatagtgatgtgcattaccgagagggcccagagatacctctccgacaatcggagtgacaaatcataatcttgaaatacaccaactcaacaagtaccttcagagacacctgtagagcacctttataatcacccagttacgttgtgacgtttggtagcacacaaagtgttcctccggtaatcggaagttgtataatctcatagtcataggaacatgtataagtcatgaagaaagcaatagcaacatactaaacgatcaagtgctaagctaacggaatgggtcaagtcaatcacatcattctctaatgatgtgatcccgttaatcaaatgacaactcatgtctatggctaggaaacttaaccatctttgattcaacgagctagtcaagtagaggcatactagtgacactctgtttgcctatgtattcacacatgtatcaagtttccggttaatacaattatagcataaataataaacatttatcatgaaataaggaaataaataataactttattattgcctctagggcatatttcgttcatgTGGCGCTTCGTGTGTGGCTGGTCCATGCGTAAAGGCGACAAAGTGATTGTATCGAAGAAACCCTAGCCCACAACAGCGTTCCTCTGCCTTCCCTCCCTCTAGGCTGAGCCACCACCTCTCTGCTCCTCCCCACGGGATCCTACTGCCGACGATCAAGTCTTGGCGAGCAACCGACGACGATGGATAAGGAGATCTAGCGCGAGCCGCTGCCGCCACATCTCCTCCCCCTCCAGTGCATCATCCCCCGATCTCCCGTGCTCCTCCTCCGCCCCGCTCCCCTGCCTGGCGGCGCTCCCTACATCCGTCGCGGCGTCTTCTCCTCCCCTACCGTCGATGGAAGGAGAAAGGAGGAGGAAGTGGCGGAACAGGCTTGGGGCAGCAATCTCACGAAATGATATCGACGGCAAAAATAAGATCAGAGCGTCGAATATAGAAGACACGAAGGAGGAAAGGAAAATGCACCGCCTGGCCACGGCTGGTCGACAAGCGAGGACAGATCAATCTGATCTCCACGCTCTGTCTATCTCCGTTTGCCTAGATCATATCAATCTGGTCGCCACACTATGTCTATCTCCGATTGTCTGTTTGCCAACAAATTTCATGGAGAGATGCAGATCAAGCTCATGGAGAATGATGAACATTCCTGCCTCGAGAATCCAGATCGGTTATGATAGAGGCGTGAGGATTTACAGCTCGGCCAGATCGTTCTTTCTTGTTTGCAATCACGCAATAAGAGGGAGCATATTAAAAAACCTCATATAAATAAGATAAGATGCACGTGAGAAAAAAATAGTGTATGTCATAGATGGGTAATTTAGTTCATCTTTAATGTAAATAGATAGTGGTTGAGATCCAACAGCTGCGGTTTTTTAAGATATTAAATCGAGGTCCGGATGTTTCTGATTAACGCGAGAATTTCTATTTCCCTATTTTTGAACCgtaattttcttttatatactcccttcattccaaaaaaTAGTGTGCCCGCGCTTTcggaggtccaactttgaccataaatttaaccaacgagaccgactgcggcgggagaaaaaattatataattgaaaacttcttttggatacgaattcactggtataacttttgctcccgccgcagtaagtctcgttggttaaatacttaaatttatggtcaaagttgaagcacggaaatAGAGGAATcactatattttgaaacggagggagtagtatataataGATATACGCTCCAAATACTTGACTCTATTTTAACTCTTCATGAATAGTTAACCATGTATAATATGCAAAATAGATAATGTTTTTGAATATAAGTCATGAGTAAATAatatacagatgtgaatatttatAGATATTAAGTTAATGTTTGTATTCACCACTTCAAAGTTTAAATATCCGCGTGTGTATAATTCTTTTGTATTCATTAAACATTGTATCTAATATACATTTAATTGTTCATATTAACTAAATATTTTATATATAATATACGGGTATATATGTCAGTGATTTTATTTACATAATATTGATAACACATATATATTGGAACATGATTTTTATTACATACATTGTTAAAATATCTTATAAATATAGCTTGTGTAAAATGGGCCGCAATATCTGCAGCCCATTTAAGCTCGACATGAGTCCTTGCTAAATATTTATATGGTTGTTATTACACTCAAAAAAAATTATATGGTTGTTATCAGTACTGACTCTATCAATGAGTAGGGTTGAGTGGTTAGCTTGTTTGTTTTGGTAGCCCCTGGTCGTGGTTCGAAACCTGCACGAAATGTTTTTCTGTAAATATTGACAGACGGGACCCATTCGGCATAGAGAAAAAAAATGCTACGTCCATAGGGTCTTTTTTGtcaaaaaaatatatttatcctgGCTGACCGCGGACCCCATGCGCCTAGGCAACACAGATTCTGTATATAAAAACGGGATAAGCATCCATATACACCGCAACTTTTAACACCAAAGTGATCATTTACGCCAAGTTTCAGCACCACCGATGTAACTGACTCGTAAACTAATGTTGTAAAGTTTTCCTAGTCGGTGGCCCGCCGAATTTTACTCGCAGCAGGAGAGAAGTGCTAGTCAATTTCTGGTGGCCCTACTTTTGCTCGGCCGCCGCACATAGGAAGGGACGAGAGCGTGAGTGAGAGTTCGGCGCCAAACACGAGAAAGAACAATGTGGTGGGGTAGCGGCCCCCACATGCGTGGACTGGATGCGAGTCCTTTCTGCACGCAACTTGTGGGATCATGTTGACGCGTAGGATCAGCTTGGTTTGTCTATCCACATGCATGCATATCTCCCCGTCGTCATCCCGTGTACGCGTCGCCATTGAAAACCGTGTGCTGACTGCTGAGGTCGCACCCCAACATGCTCCGGAGCCCACCCTATAAAGAGACGCAGACGCGCATGTCGACCCAGACATCGGCAAATAATTCCACGGTCCATTGGTGCCAGCAAAGATGGCAcgagtcctcctcctcgtcctggccGCCTCGCTCGCTGCGCTGGCGTCGTCCAAAGGTCTTCCGGTGCTCGCTCCGGTCACCAAGGACACCGCTACCTCCCTCTACACAATCCCCTTCCACGACGGCGCcaacctcgtcctcgacgtcgCCGGCCCGCTCGTCTGGTCCACGTGCGACGGCGGCCAGCCGCCGGCGGAGATCCCGTGCAGCAGCCCCACCTGCCTCCTCGCCAACGCCTACCCTGCCCCGGGCTGCCCCGCGCCCAGCTGCGGCAGCGACAGGCACGACAAGCCGTGCACGGCCTACCCATACAACCCGGTCACCGGCGCGTGCGCCGCCGGGAGCCTCTTCCACACGAAGTTCGTGGCCAACACCACCGACGGGAATAAACCGGTGAGCAAGGTGAACGTCGGGGTCGTGGCGGCGTGCGCGCCGAGCAAGCTCCTGGCGTCGCTGCCCCGGGGCTCCACGGGCGTGGCCGGGCTCGCGGACTCCGGCCTAGCGCTGCCGGCGCAGGTGGCGTCCGCGCAGAAGGTCGCCAACAGGTTCCTCCTCTGCCTCCCCACCGGCGGACTTGGCGTGGCCATCTTCGGCGGCGGCCCGCTCCCGTGGCCGCAATTCACACAGTCCATGGACTACACCCCGCTCGTCGCCAAGGGAGGTAGCCCCGCGCACTACATCTCCCTCAAGTCCATCAAAGTGGAGAACACCCGCGTCCCCGTATCGGAGCGGGCGCTCGCCACCGGCGGCGTGATGCTCAGCACGAGGCTGCCCTACGTCTTGCTCCGCCGCGACGTGTACCGCCCGTTCGTGGACGCGTTCACCAAGGCCCTGGCGGCGCAGCCTGCCAACGGAGCGCCCGTGGCGCGCGCCGTGAAGCCTGTGGCGCCGTTCGAGCTCTGCTACGACACGAAGTCACTGGGCAACAACCTCGGCGGGTACTGGGTGCCGAACGTTGGGCTGGCAGTCGACGGCGGGAGTGACTGGGCGATGACCGGGAAGAACTCGATGGTGGACGTCAAGCCGGGGACGGCGTGCGTTGCGTTCGTGGAGATGAAGGGGGTGGAGGCCGGCGACGGCAGGGCGCCGGCGGTGATCCTCGGAGGAGCCCAGATGGAGGACTTCGTGCTCGACTTCGACATGGAGAAGAAGCGGCTCGGGTTTAGCAGGCTGCCGCAATTTACGGGTTGCAGCAGCTTCAATTTCGCTGGAAGCACCTAGAGCTCTCACTGCCTGAAATAATAAGTCTGTTTATCTACACTGTATTTGTCGACTACTGCACGTGTAATAAATAAGTTCTTTTGGACATTCAATAAAATGCAAAATTCATTTGGACATTCAAGACCAAATTACTTCATCTGTTGACTTTGGATGTTTTTTTTTTGTTCACTTAAATTTAACCGTTAAATGACGCATGTCAACATTTTCCATTTTTTAGACCTGTTCGCTACATTTTTAAACATTAAATATATTTCTACGCATTTACTTATTGTAATAAAATTTTAaaatttaatgcataaaaatagaaaatataagtaaaaaaattcatatttgtgttCTCGAGTCCATGTCTAGTCCTTATCAAAAAAATTAAAATGAATTCCAAACAAGAGGGTGCCAAGACACGACCCCGAACATtaagttttctttttagttatGAAAAATGCAAACAAAGTCCGAAAAGAATGAAATTTGGCATGATCCTCACATATGACACCTAGAGGCTATGGTAAAAGTTTGAGAAGATTTCGCAAAAATTGTGGTGTACATTACTTTGAAATCAGACAATCTTCGACGAAAGATTATGGTTTTGAGAGGGAGCATGTCATCTTTTTTTTTCTGAACTGACCAACATGTCGGTGGGAACATTTATCAGCGTAGCGACCGCATAGCGCAGTGGATTAGCGCGTCTGACTTCGGATCAGAAGGTCGTGGGTTCGACTCCCACTGTGGtcgttttttttttcct
Coding sequences within:
- the LOC100037518 gene encoding chitinase CLP, yielding MARVLLLVLAASLAALASSKGLPVLAPVTKDTATSLYTIPFHDGANLVLDVAGPLVWSTCDGGQPPAEIPCSSPTCLLANAYPAPGCPAPSCGSDRHDKPCTAYPYNPVTGACAAGSLFHTKFVANTTDGNKPVSKVNVGVVAACAPSKLLASLPRGSTGVAGLADSGLALPAQVASAQKVANRFLLCLPTGGLGVAIFGGGPLPWPQFTQSMDYTPLVAKGGSPAHYISLKSIKVENTRVPVSERALATGGVMLSTRLPYVLLRRDVYRPFVDAFTKALAAQPANGAPVARAVKPVAPFELCYDTKSLGNNLGGYWVPNVGLAVDGGSDWAMTGKNSMVDVKPGTACVAFVEMKGVEAGDGRAPAVILGGAQMEDFVLDFDMEKKRLGFSRLPQFTGCSSFNFAGST